The Hymenobacter oligotrophus genome segment GCGCACCAGCGTTTGGTACACCTCGTGGGTGTGCATACGCCCGCGGCGGCGCACGTTAAACGAGCCGTCGTGGTTGATGGCCCGCACCGTGGGGCGGCCAAATTTTACGCCCAGGCCGGGGTCGGGCGATGCCCCTGACCCGAAGCGGCAGCGCGGCGGTTGGTCGACAACATAATGGCCAAAAGGTAATACCAAACCCGCAGCTACCACCTAGGCACACAGCCGTCTTATTGCCGACCTTTGCTCGGCGGCTCCGTCCGTAGGTGCTCGGCGCGGCACTTGTCCCCACTTGCTTCCGGTTGCATGAAAAGCCTGCTCACCATTGCCCTGCTCTGCGTTTCAAACCTGTTCATGACGTTTGCCTGGTACGGGCACTTGTACTTCAAGAAGCTGCCGTGGTTTGCTAAAACCGGCATTGCGGGCGTGGTGCTGATAAGCTGGGGCCTGGCCTTTTTCGAGTACGTGTTTCAGGTGCCGGCCAACCGCATCGGCTTCGAGGCCAACGGCGGCCCCTACAACCTGTTTCAGCTGAAGGTAATTCAGGAAGTGGTGTCGCTTACGGTGTTCACCTTGTGCGCCGTGTACGTGTTCAAATCCGATAAGCTGGCCTGGAACCACCTCGTAGGATTTGCGCTGCTGGTGGCGGCCGTGTATGTTATTTTTAAGAAGTGGTAAGCTAATTTGGCAGCCATTTTAGCCGCTAAGTTGGTTTGCATGCGAAAGTGTTTACTTGTTCTATCCTTGAGTTTGGGCGCCCGGTTGGTTTTGGGCCAAAGCCCGTTGTTTCAGCCCGGCTATATCGTGCGCGCCGACGCACCTGCCGACACGGTGCGCGGCTACGTGGATGTTTACCGCGCTACCACCCGCTTGGGCTACATCCGCTTTCAGGCCACGCCCGAAGCGCCCATTGAGAAGCTGCGCGCCCGGTACCTGCTGGCCGCCGGCACAGCCGATATGCGCCAAGCATTCCGGAGCAAGCAGTTAAGCAACGACAGCGTACGCCTGCTGGAGGTAATTGCCAGCGGGCCGCTCTCGCT includes the following:
- a CDS encoding DMT family protein, with the protein product MKSLLTIALLCVSNLFMTFAWYGHLYFKKLPWFAKTGIAGVVLISWGLAFFEYVFQVPANRIGFEANGGPYNLFQLKVIQEVVSLTVFTLCAVYVFKSDKLAWNHLVGFALLVAAVYVIFKKW